AGGTTGAAATGCAACAACTTCAAGATAGCCAAATCTTACTTCGTTCGCGTATTTTACGCGAAAACGCCCGTTTCATCCCTCGATCGGCTTTCAATATGCGGCGGCAAGTCTTCAACAATCAAGATAGCGGTTATTTGACTCAAAAACGAGAAAGCCAAGCCCCTAATATGATGACGGATCCGAGTATGATGACCGATATGCTTAAAGGAAACATAACGAACGTTTTACCCATGATTATAATTGGAGGATGGATTAATTGGATGTTTTCGGGATTTATCACCACCAAAGTACCGTTTCCTTTAACGTTAAGATTTAAGCCTATGCTTCAAAGAGGTATTGAGTTGAATCATTTGGATGCTTCATGGGTTTCTTCGGCGTCTTGGTACTTTTTGAATGTATTTGGGTTGAGGAGTATTTATGCTTTGGTGTTGGGTGAAAATAACGCTGCTGATCAGAGTAAGCAAATGCAAGATCAAATGTCTGGAGCTGCTATGGCGATGCCTCCGGATCCCAAGGTGGCTTTTAAAGCCGAATGGGAAGCTTTAGAGATTGTCGATCATCAATGGGCATTAACTgatgttgaaaataatttaatacagaAGTAATTATCATTGGATGTaagtgtaattttaattttttaaattatatttaagttaaaaaatttattagtaaatGATTTAGATTGAGGTGTTGCGATTTAATGggtttaaaacataatttccAATTCCTTTTTCCTTCATTTTGTAATGATTAatgcttaaaattaattaaaacaaattttaagaaaaaaaagtgaggttaagtgATTACTACTTTAACAactgattattattattattattgccatactataagatctattgtaagtttataaatctgtataaataaaaaatataagatctattgtaacttaaccctccaaaagtttagggtaaatgtaggtccttaatagGGTTGCCACCTTTTTGACAACGGAAAACCGGGCATTTAACGTTTTGCATGCCTcagaatttttgttttttaaatttaaatgcaaattatcaccaccaaaattaaaaaattacgcaacttaaaaaaaaaactacgttgtaaaaataattacaatggGATGTTAATATTTCtagataatatttattttatgccaataaatgcaataaaacatatatgtatttaaaatggtatttcgaatttgattttgttgctTTAATAAGGTCTTTTTTGTCCCttattaatgaataaaattccGAACAAGAAAGCTGAATGTTCGAACGAATGCACAGTTCTGATTTTACCATTTCAACAGATAATCTATTTCTGTCATCATTCCACAGTTGGTTCATCATACTGAATACTCTTTCTACATAAGCATTGCTACAGGGTATAGATAAAATGACACAAATAATTCTTCTTAAAATTGGCGATTCtactttcttgaaaaatttacaCCACTTGTCGGCGACAGATATATCTTCATCCATAAAAGATGGAGCTACTTTTTGTAGGAAACATAGTTCTTCATAAAGATTATCACCATCGGTGTCTTGAAATTCAATACCAATACGCGatgcaattaaaattatttcatttaattctgGAAAGTGCCCTCTCAAATTGAATGatctaaacaataaaaagacattgttttcaaaatcgaaccatttttctaaatattcttGTGCTCTATTGTAGACCTGAACGGCTTCAGTTTGAAATTGTAATCGAAGGTTTTCTGAAAGCTTCGCTAGTGCTTGGTTGGTTTTGAatccaaaaaataaatcttccCTGCGCCTTTTTAACTTGCTTCTTAAATCGGACATAATATCGTATAAATCCGTAATAACTAAATTAGATGTTTCCAGCATTTTAATTGTCGATTGAAATGTGAACAGAATATGatgaacaaaataaatataacattcaGCAAAAGTTGGGTGTTCTGAGAGTTGATCTTCTTGATCTCCTATAAATTTCCATATAACACGGTCACAATTTTCATTTCCTTGTTgcaaaaaataagtttttatagCGTTCCAATTTAGTAATAAACGGTTAACAGCCGCATAAAGGCTTAACCATCGCACTGGTATATGTCTCAACACTTGATGGTATTCTTCTTGAACAAATTGGGAGCACTCTTTGagattttccacattttttgcGCTACAACTAAAAGTATTAAACACCTTTATTACCAAACATTCCACATCGAAACTCAATAATTTAAGACAATGTTTCGCTGCATTGTGAACTATGTGACAGTTACAATTAGCTTTGAGAATGTTTGGTTTAATTTCTGTAAGTTTTTGGTATACTGAACAATGTTTTCCGTAATTCACGGACGCATTATCTGCTCCAAATGCGGTTACATTAGCAATATCAAGTTGCAGTGCatttaatattgtattttttattgattcagAAGTTTCGTCTGCTTCTTCATAAAAATCAAGTAAGCAGTCTCGAACGCCTTCGTTGGGGTCAAAAAAACGTATCACCAAAGGAAAAAATTTCCTACTGCCTTTGTTGGAAGCGTCCGTAGCTATTGAAAATGGaagattttcttcttttaactTCCGAATTATAACTTCCAACGAATAAGGCGCTAAAACATTGCGCGTAATTGCTTCCAGTTTTGTTCGCCCTAAATGTATTTTAGTAGCTATTGCTGAATCTCGGTAAATATGTCCGTCAAGTTTGTTACCTAAAGTGAAATAacagtaataaaatatacattacACACAAAAAAAGACATTATTTCAGCATTTCAGCATTATTTcagcaaattaaattttatttaccacAATCAGATGATAGATAACTAAGGCCATGTTTAACAGTATGATAAGTTTTCGATAATTCGGCTATAGCTACGGAATCCGaatcttttaattctttagaggcaaaaaattttgtaatactgCCCATCATACtgcttttttctaaatttaaatgttttgttgTAGCACCATGGGACTTTACGGCTTTAATTCCGTCATACTTTACGCTAAACGTTATTTTACACAGGGTACATTTCGCCATGTTACTATTGTTATCACTTGCCAACCACTTTTTGAAGTTGGGGTCGTTGAACCAATCTTTATTGAATTGGCAGTTTCGTAacctaattttctttttaggtGGTGTGTTTGGAATGTCGTCTTTATCTTTACTACCATCACTCATTTTTACGGacttcaaaaactttttataccaGAGGTACTATCACGTATCGCACGCAACCGCAAATATAATAGATTAACTAATTGTTAAGCTAACACAAAACGCGTACATCAAACTGTGTAAGTAAATCCCCACTGGGATTCCCCAGAAAAATAGGACACAATTTTTACGTACCGAAACAAGCTGCCATCTTGTAGTAAagtattgaaattaaaattaataccgCTAAGTGGGTAACCCAACAATAGATGGCCTGTTATTTGAGCATTTTTAAGTTTTCCCATCTGTGATATCGAACGTATCTGTTAATATGATAAGAACCGGCCTTTTTAACATGTTGACCGGCACCCGGCCTGAGTAACAGAAAACCGGCTAAGCCGGTGGAAATCCGGCCAGGTGGCAACCCtagtccttaatgaacctttatctacaactattgaattatctattcgttatacatttgatttttgacgggtaatgacactcATTACCCATGacagacaaagtgttgaataatgaggccattattccacagttctgacactgcctactaatcaaaaaataaaatattaacagaaatgacagctttcttatattgaggttatgtctgaaatgtctatcaagtttatttttttttcgtttttttgatttttttttcaaaattaaatagttgtagataaagtatagtattcaacttgcgtataatggatgttacccactcagattacaacactcgctcgctcgtgttgcaacttcatcttcgtgggtaacagccgccattatacgcttgttgaataatatactatagTATTGCTCCAAGTACTATTGCCATACAGTGGTACAATAAAGTCTAGATACCCTACATACACCccagaaaatcaaaatatctcctgaaatgtaattcaatATTCAGGAGGGATATTAGAAGTGTAACCGGTGTGAAGACAGCAGTAAAAGATAGCAGTAAAAATTTCTGATGATACCCGAACGCCCATAGACGTCCGTAATACCGGACACACGGGGGCtcaattttttcgaacaaaaaaacattacattatcaacttaagaagttaattacagtatattaaaagtaattaatatatttatcactaatatcaaggtacaatcagcaattttaattaaaataactggcTCCAGCTCCCTTATTGGTTCGAAGATCCGCACCAAACTTTATATACGCCTTCTAGACatgataagaaatatatttatcgaaaGAAATTCCACTTGCAAAGGgtccgcgggggtgaactaccccgcagtagattataatttgctctaccgcccttattcggtcaaagatccgaaccaaactttacacaagtgatctagactacattagaatcaaatatccgttaacaatttccgcTTGCATacggaccgcgggggtgaactacccaccagtagattttaattacccctaccgcccttattcggtcgaagatccgaaccaaactttacacaaatcttctaaactacattagaatcaaatatccgttaacaatttccacttgcatagggaccgcgggggtgaactacccaccagtagattttaattacccctaccgcccttattcggtcgaagatccgaactaaactttacacaaatcttctagactacgttagaatcaaatatccgttaacaattttcacttgcatagggaccgcgggggtaaactacccaccggtaaattttaattaccaaTACGAAGGGGGACGTTGACACAAATGGTCAAATGTGTCAAAACTATATAGTAACTAGAAAAACCATTAGGTCGACTTTATCCTTTCGGGTAAAATTATAtgggaaataattaataaaaaacgcGCCAACAAAATAGACAAAATTAAAGCCAAATTCGATCCAAATGATGTTAATGATTACTTTATTAAGGTACCTCTTGAACTACTAAGTGGCTTAAAAAAGTccaacataaataataagtttGATTGccttttgcaaaaaattaatgttgctGATTGTGGGTTTTCCATTGATCAAGCAACATTTGTTGAGGTTCGTGACATAATAAACTCGCTAACATACATGGATGATTGCCGTAGGTCCTTTACAAACCATAATATACTGACCTTTCCGTCATTGTACATTTTGGAATGTGTAATATTTGTAAGGCGAAATCTCGACGACTTTATTAGTCATGACACTTTACATAAATATCGGACTAGAAACGGTACCCAACTGAGACCGACCTTTTGTAGACTAGGTCGAAGTCAGtgccattttaaatttctttgagTAAAATTCTATAACAAAATACCGAACGACATTGCTCGGTTACCTCCTGAACTGttcaagaataaaattaaaacttttttaattcggaaGACCTACTATTCGTACTCTGACTATTTGTGCGACACCATACACTTGCGTGACTTTGGTggttaatgttaatgtttttgttcTGTAAACAACGGGATgttcgatgatttttttgttaagtacTAAAGTTAAGACTGCTGacgtatttatataaatattgttaacatttatactaaataaattcgaaTTTGAATCctcgtttttttcaacaataaatatGGCAGGAATAAATGCCCACATTTTGTACAGTTTCAGCGACAAAACAAAAGTAAAGCCGCAATTTagaaaagattttcaaaaaaatttggtatTGAAGATGAACGGATTTTTGATTGAAAGAAATCAAATAACTACCCTGAACCAACAGGGTAGTTAAAACCCAAAAGGGAAAGCTCCAAGAACCAACAGATATAGACACTCCATCGACATCGCAGTAAACAGATCCAAGAAGATTCAAGAAAAATCAGAGAACGATGCCAATTATGAGGTAGggctaaaaataattatacaacaaaaaaatgtgatgaGTGAACatcacattattattttttaaaagcatCTGATTAGAAAACAAGTTTATCTCAAATGTAATGATCCCAATAATTCAGATGActcataataatattaaatttttttttttaattattttagaatgtcttaaaattgttaacggatatttgattctaatgtagtctagatcacttgtgtaaagtttggttcggatcttcgcccgaataagggcggtaggggtaattaaaatctactagtgggtagttcacccccgcggtccctatgcaagtggaaattgttaacggatatttgattctaatgtagtttagaagatttgtgtaaagtttggttcggatcttcgaccgaataagggcggtaggggtaattaaaatctactggtgggtagttcacccccgcggtccctatgcaagtggaaattgttaacggatatttgattc
This region of Onthophagus taurus isolate NC chromosome 3, IU_Otau_3.0, whole genome shotgun sequence genomic DNA includes:
- the LOC111422342 gene encoding ER membrane protein complex subunit 3, which gives rise to MSDLIVDSNIRGWVFLPIVVITFLVGILRHYISILLSSQKKVEMQQLQDSQILLRSRILRENARFIPRSAFNMRRQVFNNQDSGYLTQKRESQAPNMMTDPSMMTDMLKGNITNVLPMIIIGGWINWMFSGFITTKVPFPLTLRFKPMLQRGIELNHLDASWVSSASWYFLNVFGLRSIYALVLGENNAADQSKQMQDQMSGAAMAMPPDPKVAFKAEWEALEIVDHQWALTDVENNLIQK